Proteins co-encoded in one Pseudanabaena yagii GIHE-NHR1 genomic window:
- a CDS encoding DNA phosphorothioation-associated putative methyltransferase, with amino-acid sequence MIIKCNHIQIIKLCQQSPIGKKLPNALYVHISAIASLSPQLQECDRQARSLLPKESKFTIIKFNYEQPKISYLFYPEFDTDPHPALHQSIQVDLQTQTTQQRDYYQSPNPPILHRKETFVNQDYPLYQIFAQLTKQEEAIGLFHETRTIGTLKGWEERLQEYQVELKDHQLILLPSPSEKWAGGEGTLKIDRHKAAIHRPDLSKPVRLALEAGLFTENTTFFDYGCGHGEDIKRISDRGFASNGWDPYYRPQSDRTNAEIVNLGYIINVIESQIERREALIKAWELTQKVLIVSAQVLIGDVGKGQIAYSDGVVSSRNTFQKYYEQEELKLYIDQVLGVDSVPVALGIYFVFRDEMQAQSFRASRFRSRATTPRIRLVSKRFEDYRELLTPLMDFFTERGRLPVGEELSNFEPLLTEFGTVRRAFNLIVSATNQDEWDEIADKRRQDILVFLALSNFDNPYKRLKPSQLSKQYQTDIKSLFGSYQGASTTADLMLFNLGREGFIATCCRNSKIGRLDHQALYVHISALEHLDTMLRLYEGCASRTIGRMDGATLIKFHLHKPKISYLFYPDFDRDPHPKMQASMQIDLRDLQVRYRDYHNSD; translated from the coding sequence ATGATTATAAAATGTAATCACATTCAAATAATTAAATTATGCCAGCAGAGTCCTATTGGCAAAAAGTTGCCCAATGCGCTTTATGTTCATATATCAGCGATCGCCTCTTTATCTCCACAATTACAAGAATGCGATCGCCAAGCCAGATCACTACTTCCTAAAGAAAGCAAATTCACCATCATCAAATTCAACTACGAACAACCCAAAATCTCCTACCTGTTCTATCCAGAATTTGATACTGACCCACATCCTGCATTGCATCAGAGCATTCAAGTTGACCTCCAAACCCAAACTACTCAACAGCGCGATTATTACCAATCTCCCAATCCACCAATCTTGCATCGCAAAGAAACCTTCGTAAATCAAGACTATCCGCTTTATCAGATATTTGCTCAACTAACCAAACAAGAAGAAGCGATCGGCTTATTTCATGAGACCCGTACCATCGGCACTCTTAAAGGATGGGAAGAACGTTTACAGGAATACCAAGTTGAATTAAAAGATCATCAACTAATCTTGCTCCCCTCTCCTTCTGAGAAATGGGCTGGGGGTGAGGGAACCCTCAAAATTGATCGCCATAAAGCTGCAATTCACCGTCCTGACCTATCTAAACCCGTTCGCCTCGCCCTAGAAGCAGGGCTATTTACAGAAAATACAACCTTCTTTGACTATGGTTGTGGTCATGGCGAAGATATTAAAAGAATTAGCGATCGCGGCTTCGCCAGTAATGGTTGGGATCCATACTATCGACCACAAAGCGATCGTACCAATGCCGAAATCGTCAATCTCGGCTATATCATCAACGTCATCGAATCACAGATCGAAAGAAGAGAAGCACTAATCAAAGCATGGGAATTAACGCAAAAAGTTTTGATAGTGTCGGCACAAGTTTTAATCGGTGATGTCGGCAAAGGACAAATCGCCTACAGTGATGGCGTGGTGAGTAGCCGTAACACATTTCAGAAATACTACGAACAAGAAGAACTCAAACTCTATATCGATCAAGTATTAGGCGTAGATTCAGTTCCTGTCGCCCTCGGCATTTATTTTGTATTCCGTGATGAAATGCAAGCGCAAAGCTTTAGAGCATCACGTTTTCGCTCAAGAGCTACCACACCCAGAATCCGCCTTGTCTCCAAACGCTTTGAAGACTATCGTGAATTACTTACTCCCCTCATGGATTTCTTCACAGAGAGAGGTAGATTACCCGTCGGTGAAGAACTGTCAAACTTTGAGCCGTTACTAACAGAATTTGGGACAGTACGCCGCGCCTTTAACTTGATCGTCAGCGCCACAAATCAAGATGAGTGGGATGAGATCGCCGATAAGCGCCGCCAAGATATTCTAGTATTCTTAGCCCTCAGCAACTTTGATAACCCTTACAAACGGCTCAAACCAAGTCAGCTTTCTAAACAATATCAAACCGATATCAAATCTCTGTTCGGATCTTACCAAGGAGCAAGTACCACCGCTGACCTGATGTTATTTAATTTAGGTAGGGAAGGATTCATCGCTACCTGTTGTCGAAACAGCAAAATTGGGCGACTAGATCATCAAGCCCTCTACGTGCATATCTCAGCACTAGAACATCTTGATACCATGCTCAGACTTTATGAAGGATGCGCCAGCCGCACCATTGGCAGAATGGATGGAGCCACACTAATCAAATTTCATCTTCACAAACCCAAAATCAGCTATCTGTTTTATCCCGACTTTGATCGAGATCCCCACCCAAAAATGCAAGCCTCAATGCAAATCGACCTGAGAGATTTACAGGTTCGTTATCGTGACTATCACAACTCCGAT